A stretch of Sulfitobacter sp. THAF37 DNA encodes these proteins:
- a CDS encoding NADP-dependent isocitrate dehydrogenase: MSKIKVDNPVVELDGDEMTRIIWDFIKKKLILPYLDIDLKYYDLGIQARDETDDQITIDAAEAIKKYGVGVKCATITPDEGRVEEFGLKKMWRSPNGTIRNILGGVVFREPIICKNVPRLVPGWTKPIVIGRHAYGDQYRATDMKFPGPGTLSMKFVGEDGTVVEEEVFKAPSSGVYMGMYNLDQSIKDFARASMNYGLQRGWPVYLSTKNTILKNYDGQFMILFQQVFDEEFKDKFEEAGITYEHRLIDDMVAAAMKWSGGYVWACKNYDGDVQSDTVAQGFGSLGLMTSVLMTPDGQTVEAEAAHGTVTRHYRQHQKGEETSTNSIASIYAWTGGLKHRGKLDGNEALTNFATTLEKVVVDTVESGFMTKDLALLVGPDQKWLTTMGFLEKVDENLNKALAG, from the coding sequence ATGTCAAAGATCAAGGTAGACAACCCCGTCGTCGAGCTGGACGGCGATGAAATGACCCGGATCATCTGGGACTTCATCAAGAAAAAGCTGATCCTGCCCTACCTGGACATCGACCTGAAATACTACGATCTCGGCATCCAGGCCCGCGACGAGACGGACGACCAGATCACCATCGACGCCGCCGAAGCGATCAAGAAATATGGCGTCGGCGTCAAATGCGCGACCATCACCCCGGACGAAGGCCGGGTCGAGGAATTCGGCCTGAAAAAGATGTGGCGGTCGCCCAACGGCACCATCCGCAACATCCTGGGCGGCGTGGTGTTCCGCGAGCCGATCATCTGCAAGAACGTGCCGCGCCTTGTGCCGGGCTGGACCAAGCCGATCGTCATCGGGCGTCACGCCTACGGCGACCAGTACCGCGCCACCGACATGAAATTCCCCGGGCCGGGCACCCTGTCGATGAAATTCGTCGGCGAAGACGGCACCGTGGTGGAGGAAGAGGTGTTCAAGGCGCCCTCCTCCGGCGTCTACATGGGCATGTACAACCTCGACCAGTCGATCAAGGACTTCGCCCGCGCCTCGATGAACTACGGGCTTCAGCGCGGCTGGCCGGTGTATCTGTCGACCAAGAACACCATCCTCAAGAACTACGACGGCCAGTTCATGATCCTGTTCCAGCAGGTCTTTGACGAGGAATTCAAGGACAAGTTCGAAGAAGCCGGCATCACCTACGAACACCGCCTGATCGACGACATGGTCGCAGCGGCGATGAAGTGGTCCGGCGGCTACGTCTGGGCCTGCAAGAACTACGACGGCGACGTGCAATCCGACACCGTGGCACAGGGCTTCGGCTCGCTGGGGCTGATGACATCGGTGCTGATGACGCCCGATGGTCAGACGGTCGAAGCCGAAGCGGCGCATGGCACCGTCACGCGCCACTACCGCCAGCACCAGAAGGGCGAAGAGACATCGACCAACTCCATCGCGTCGATCTACGCCTGGACCGGTGGCCTGAAGCACCGCGGCAAGCTGGATGGCAACGAGGCCCTGACCAACTTTGCCACGACCTTGGAAAAGGTCGTCGTCGATACGGTCGAATCCGGTTTCATGACCAAGGACCTCGCGCTGCTGGTCGGCCCGGATCAGAAGTGGCTGACCACCATGGGTTTCCTTGAGAAGGTCGACGAAAACCTGAACAAGGCCCTGGCAGGCTGA
- a CDS encoding HD family hydrolase produces the protein MTEKSRLDRQIDFLVEACKLKNTIRATELCDGSRYENSAEHSWHLTLYALVLSDQAGPGVEIDRVIRMLILHDLVEIDAGDNPIFGALDHAAIEADEQAAADRIFGLLPDDQRDDLRAIWEEFEAAETPSAQFAKSLDRFQPPIQNLASGGGSWTDFNVSEQQIHDRVGSKIAIGAPALWDYARKRIADFFAVRDPS, from the coding sequence ATGACGGAAAAATCCCGTCTCGACCGGCAGATCGACTTTCTGGTCGAAGCCTGCAAGCTCAAGAACACCATCCGTGCGACGGAACTCTGCGATGGCTCGCGCTATGAGAATTCCGCCGAACATTCCTGGCATCTGACGCTCTACGCGCTCGTACTGTCGGATCAGGCCGGACCCGGGGTCGAAATTGACCGCGTGATCCGGATGCTGATCCTGCATGATCTGGTCGAGATCGACGCCGGCGACAACCCGATCTTCGGCGCGCTGGACCATGCCGCGATCGAAGCGGACGAACAGGCCGCCGCCGACCGCATCTTTGGCCTGCTTCCCGACGACCAGCGCGATGACCTGCGCGCGATCTGGGAGGAATTCGAAGCCGCCGAAACCCCGTCCGCGCAATTTGCCAAATCGCTCGACCGGTTCCAGCCGCCGATCCAGAACCTCGCCTCGGGCGGCGGCAGCTGGACCGACTTCAACGTCTCCGAACAGCAGATTCACGACCGGGTCGGCAGCAAGATCGCCATTGGTGCGCCCGCGCTGTGGGACTATGCGCGCAAGCGGATCGCCGACTTCTTCGCGGTGCGCGACCCGTCCTGA
- a CDS encoding alpha/beta hydrolase, which produces MPEVIFPGPEGRLEGRYHPQKERDAPIAIVLHPHPQFGGTMNHKVVYNLHYAFYNMGFTVLRFNFRGVGRSQGEYDQGIGELSDAASALDYLQSMNNNSKHCWVAGFSFGAWIGMQLLMRRPEITGFISVAPPANMYDFSFLAPCPSSGLVINGTADRVAPPADTVSLVSKLHEQKGITITHEQIEGAGHFFEEPYMDQLIGSTTDYVKRRLTETSR; this is translated from the coding sequence ATGCCAGAGGTCATCTTTCCCGGACCAGAAGGCCGCCTCGAAGGCCGCTACCATCCGCAAAAGGAACGCGACGCGCCCATCGCAATCGTGCTGCACCCGCATCCGCAGTTCGGCGGGACGATGAACCACAAGGTCGTCTACAACCTGCACTACGCCTTCTACAACATGGGCTTTACCGTGCTGCGCTTCAACTTCCGGGGTGTCGGCCGCAGCCAGGGCGAATACGATCAGGGCATCGGCGAGCTGTCCGACGCGGCCTCGGCGCTCGACTACCTGCAGTCGATGAACAACAATTCCAAGCATTGCTGGGTCGCGGGCTTCTCATTCGGGGCATGGATCGGCATGCAGTTGCTGATGCGGCGTCCGGAAATCACCGGGTTCATCTCGGTTGCGCCCCCCGCCAACATGTACGACTTCAGCTTCCTCGCGCCCTGCCCCTCATCGGGACTTGTGATCAACGGCACCGCAGACCGGGTGGCGCCGCCCGCGGATACCGTCAGCCTGGTCAGCAAGCTGCACGAGCAGAAGGGTATCACGATCACACACGAACAGATCGAGGGCGCAGGCCACTTCTTTGAAGAACCCTACATGGATCAGTTGATCGGCTCCACCACCGACTACGTCAAACGCCGCCTGACCGAAACCAGCCGCTGA
- a CDS encoding Rrf2 family transcriptional regulator has translation MKLSTKGRYAMVALADIALQPGDRLVSLGDIAERQSISLPYLEQLFVKLRRAELVSSVRGPGGGYRLARPAADIRVVDILAAVDEKVDAMHKGAGASGGLSGSRAQSLTNRLWEGLSAHVYVFLHQTRLSDVISNELAPCPAVPNLFAVVDE, from the coding sequence ATGAAGCTGTCGACGAAGGGACGTTACGCAATGGTCGCCCTGGCCGATATCGCGCTTCAGCCCGGCGACAGGCTTGTGTCGCTGGGCGACATCGCCGAACGGCAATCCATCTCGCTGCCCTATCTTGAACAGCTTTTCGTCAAGTTGCGCCGGGCGGAACTGGTGTCTTCGGTCCGCGGCCCGGGCGGCGGCTACCGGCTGGCGCGGCCTGCGGCGGACATTCGAGTGGTGGATATTCTGGCGGCTGTCGACGAGAAAGTCGATGCGATGCACAAGGGCGCGGGCGCGTCGGGCGGGCTTTCGGGCAGCCGCGCGCAATCGCTGACGAACCGGCTGTGGGAGGGGTTGAGCGCGCATGTCTACGTGTTCTTGCACCAGACCCGTCTGTCGGACGTGATTTCCAACGAACTGGCACCCTGTCCGGCGGTGCCGAACCTCTTTGCCGTGGTGGATGAATGA
- a CDS encoding cysteine desulfurase family protein, which produces MRTYLDHNATTPLRAEARAAMVAAMDLVGNPSSVHAEGRAAKGLVERARAQVAALVGCKVSQVIFTGSATEAAALAVAQKARHGGTFAALPTEHDCLRVWSEQDLPSPYDRAGQLAPDWRAALPDGLVAVSAANGETGVMMPGGTVAGSGRGHSVISDITQVAGKMPVVYQDETPSYAVLSGHKLGGPKGVGALINFTASDPEPMLRGGGQEMNRRSGTENIIGIAGFGAAAEAAARDVAAGTWDRVARLRDLLETTLAGASRKTIFVGKGGPRLPNTSCILTEGWKGETQVMQMDLAGFAISAGSACSSGKVKASNVLRAMGYDDAQAASAIRVSLGPETTEEDVLRFAEGWAAKRERHAERAA; this is translated from the coding sequence ATGAGAACCTATCTGGATCATAATGCCACCACGCCTTTGCGGGCGGAAGCGCGGGCAGCCATGGTTGCGGCGATGGATCTTGTCGGAAACCCGTCGTCGGTGCATGCCGAGGGCCGCGCGGCCAAGGGGCTGGTGGAGCGCGCCCGGGCCCAGGTTGCGGCACTGGTCGGCTGCAAGGTGTCGCAGGTGATCTTTACCGGCAGCGCGACCGAGGCGGCGGCGCTTGCGGTCGCGCAGAAGGCGCGGCACGGCGGGACCTTTGCCGCCCTGCCGACGGAGCATGACTGCCTGCGGGTCTGGAGCGAGCAGGACCTGCCGTCGCCCTATGACAGGGCGGGGCAACTGGCGCCCGACTGGCGCGCGGCGCTGCCCGACGGGCTGGTGGCGGTGTCCGCCGCGAACGGCGAGACGGGTGTGATGATGCCGGGCGGCACGGTCGCGGGCAGTGGGCGGGGACACTCCGTGATCAGCGACATCACGCAGGTCGCGGGCAAGATGCCCGTTGTCTACCAGGACGAGACCCCGTCCTATGCCGTTCTGTCGGGGCACAAGCTGGGCGGTCCCAAGGGCGTGGGCGCGCTGATCAACTTTACCGCGTCGGACCCCGAACCGATGCTGCGCGGCGGCGGGCAGGAGATGAACCGCCGCTCCGGCACCGAGAACATCATCGGGATCGCCGGTTTCGGCGCAGCGGCGGAGGCGGCGGCACGGGATGTGGCGGCGGGAACCTGGGACCGGGTCGCGCGGCTGCGCGATCTTCTGGAAACCACCCTTGCGGGCGCGTCAAGGAAGACTATTTTTGTCGGGAAAGGGGGGCCGCGTCTGCCGAACACCTCCTGCATCCTGACCGAAGGCTGGAAGGGGGAAACCCAGGTCATGCAGATGGACCTTGCCGGGTTCGCCATATCTGCGGGATCGGCCTGTTCCAGCGGCAAGGTCAAGGCCAGCAACGTGCTGCGCGCGATGGGTTACGACGACGCGCAGGCCGCCAGCGCCATTCGCGTCTCGCTGGGACCGGAGACAACCGAAGAGGACGTTTTGCGCTTTGCCGAAGGATGGGCCGCGAAACGCGAACGACACGCTGAACGGGCCGCTTGA
- the sufB gene encoding Fe-S cluster assembly protein SufB encodes MMTLDIVKEQDNVKEGVDQETVDAVREVGGKYKHGWSTDIEMDYAPKGLSPDIVKLISEKNGEPQWMTDWRLEAYDRWLTKKEPDWAMVDYPEIDFQQQYYYARPKSMAEKPKSLDEVDPKLLETYKKLGIPLKEQMVLAGVEGAEDAPAEGRKVAVDAVFDSVSVGTTFQEELKKAGVIFCSISEAIREHPELVRKYLGSVVPVSDNFYATLNSAVFSDGSFVYVPPGVRCPMELSTYFRINAENTGQFERTLIIADKGSYVSYLEGCTAPQRDESQLHAAVVEIIIEEDAEVKYSTVQNWYPGDEDGKGGIYNFVTKRADCRGDRAKVMWTQVETGSAVTWKYPSCILRGDDSQGEFYSIAIANNMQQADTGTKMVHLGKRTKSRIVSKGISAGQAQNTYRGLVSMHPKAKESRNYTQCDSLLIGDKCGAHTVPYIEVRNNSSRVEHEATTSKVDDDQMFYCRSRGMDEEEAVALVVNGFCKDVLQALPMEFAMEAQALVAISLEGSVG; translated from the coding sequence ATGATGACCTTGGACATCGTAAAAGAGCAGGACAACGTCAAGGAAGGCGTCGATCAGGAAACCGTTGATGCGGTGCGTGAGGTCGGCGGCAAGTACAAGCATGGCTGGTCCACCGACATCGAAATGGACTATGCGCCCAAGGGCCTGTCGCCGGACATCGTCAAGCTGATCTCGGAAAAGAACGGCGAGCCGCAATGGATGACGGACTGGCGGCTGGAAGCCTACGACCGCTGGCTGACCAAGAAGGAACCGGACTGGGCGATGGTCGATTACCCCGAAATCGACTTTCAGCAGCAGTACTACTATGCCCGGCCCAAGAGCATGGCCGAAAAGCCCAAGTCGCTGGACGAGGTGGACCCCAAGCTGCTGGAAACCTACAAGAAGCTGGGCATCCCGCTGAAGGAACAGATGGTCCTGGCCGGCGTCGAGGGCGCCGAGGACGCGCCTGCCGAGGGGCGCAAGGTGGCGGTCGATGCGGTGTTCGATTCCGTCTCTGTCGGCACGACCTTTCAGGAGGAGCTGAAAAAGGCCGGGGTCATCTTCTGTTCCATCTCCGAAGCGATCCGCGAGCATCCCGAACTGGTGCGCAAGTACCTCGGGTCGGTCGTGCCGGTCAGCGACAACTTTTACGCGACGCTCAACAGCGCCGTGTTTTCGGACGGGTCGTTCGTCTATGTCCCGCCCGGTGTTCGCTGCCCGATGGAACTGTCCACCTATTTCCGCATCAACGCCGAAAACACCGGCCAGTTCGAGCGGACGCTAATCATCGCCGACAAGGGGTCATACGTGTCCTATCTCGAAGGCTGCACCGCGCCGCAGCGCGATGAATCGCAGCTGCATGCCGCCGTGGTCGAGATCATCATCGAAGAGGACGCGGAAGTGAAATACTCGACCGTCCAGAACTGGTATCCCGGCGACGAGGACGGCAAGGGCGGGATCTACAACTTCGTGACCAAACGTGCCGACTGCCGGGGCGACCGGGCGAAGGTGATGTGGACACAGGTCGAAACCGGGTCGGCGGTGACGTGGAAATACCCGTCCTGCATCCTGCGCGGCGACGACAGCCAGGGCGAATTCTATTCTATCGCCATCGCCAACAACATGCAGCAGGCCGATACCGGCACCAAGATGGTGCATCTGGGCAAGCGCACGAAGTCGCGCATCGTGTCCAAGGGGATCAGCGCGGGCCAGGCGCAGAACACCTATCGCGGGCTGGTGTCGATGCACCCCAAGGCGAAGGAATCGCGCAACTATACCCAGTGCGACAGCCTGCTGATCGGCGACAAATGCGGGGCGCACACCGTGCCCTACATCGAGGTCAGGAACAACTCCTCCCGGGTGGAGCACGAGGCGACCACATCGAAGGTGGACGACGACCAGATGTTCTACTGCCGCTCCCGCGGGATGGACGAGGAAGAGGCCGTGGCACTGGTGGTCAACGGTTTCTGCAAGGACGTGCTGCAGGCCCTGCCGATGGAATTCGCGATGGAAGCGCAGGCGCTGGTGGCGATTTCTCTGGAAGGGTCGGTCGGGTAA
- the sufC gene encoding Fe-S cluster assembly ATPase SufC → MLNIKNLHVKLEEEDKQILKGVDLEVEAGKVHAIMGPNGSGKSTLSYVLSGKDGYEVTEGSAELLGTDLLDLDPEERAAAGLFLAFQYPVEIPGVGNMTFLRTAVNAQRKARGEEEISAADFLKEVRAKAKDLKIDADMLKRPVNMGFSGGEKKRNEILQMAMLEPKMCILDETDSGLDVDAMKLVADGVNALRSEGRGFLVITHYQRLLNHIKPDVVHIMSDGRIIKTGGPELALEVENNGYADILSEVA, encoded by the coding sequence ATGCTAAATATCAAAAACCTGCACGTGAAACTGGAAGAAGAGGACAAGCAGATCCTCAAAGGCGTCGACCTGGAGGTCGAGGCAGGCAAGGTCCACGCGATCATGGGGCCGAACGGGTCCGGCAAGTCTACGCTGTCTTACGTGCTGTCCGGCAAGGATGGCTACGAGGTGACTGAGGGATCGGCCGAATTGCTGGGTACCGACCTTCTGGATCTGGACCCCGAAGAACGCGCGGCGGCGGGGCTGTTCCTGGCGTTTCAATACCCGGTCGAGATTCCCGGCGTTGGCAACATGACCTTTCTGCGGACCGCCGTGAACGCGCAGCGCAAGGCGCGCGGCGAAGAGGAGATCTCCGCCGCCGATTTCCTGAAAGAGGTGCGGGCCAAGGCAAAGGACCTCAAGATCGACGCCGACATGCTCAAGCGGCCCGTCAACATGGGCTTTTCCGGCGGCGAGAAGAAGCGCAACGAAATCCTGCAGATGGCCATGCTGGAGCCCAAGATGTGCATTCTGGACGAGACCGACTCGGGGCTGGACGTGGATGCGATGAAGCTGGTGGCGGACGGTGTGAACGCCCTGCGCAGCGAGGGGCGCGGCTTTCTTGTGATCACGCACTATCAGCGCCTGTTGAACCACATCAAGCCGGACGTGGTGCACATCATGTCGGATGGCCGCATCATCAAGACGGGCGGTCCCGAACTGGCGCTTGAAGTCGAGAACAACGGCTATGCCGATATTCTGTCCGAGGTGGCGTAA
- the sufD gene encoding Fe-S cluster assembly protein SufD, with product MAQAAEKPNPTETRLAGMTLPGRGWSVAAREDALRRVRDMGLPERRDEYWKYTRPDTLTQPDPEPAAVFENDEAPLFDAMDRLKIVFVDGVFDAEASDDLSLEGIEIERLAEADSDLHWARDLYGTLEQNGQAPVARPLAALNTAFATDGVLIHVTGKPGKPVSLIYRHEAETSDAVLHHVVKLDAGAELTVLENGPAAARFNKVLEVDVADGASFHHVRAQGRDHERRAATHIFARLGTESTFKSFTLTVNGLLTRNECVIELTGDDASAHVAGACVGDGAFHHDDTVFITHDAVNCESRQVFKKVLRNGATGVFQGKILVKAGAQKTDGYQISQSLLLDDDSQFLAKPELEIYADDVACSHGSTSGAIDEDALFYLRSRGVPLAEATDMLTLSFLAEAVEEIEAEPLRDEINTRMAAWLARRRG from the coding sequence ATGGCGCAGGCAGCGGAAAAACCGAACCCCACCGAAACGCGTCTCGCCGGGATGACCCTGCCGGGCAGGGGCTGGTCGGTCGCGGCGCGCGAGGATGCCTTGCGCCGGGTGCGCGACATGGGGCTGCCCGAGCGCCGGGACGAGTATTGGAAGTATACGCGCCCCGATACGCTTACTCAGCCCGACCCTGAACCGGCGGCTGTTTTTGAAAACGACGAGGCGCCGCTGTTTGATGCGATGGACCGGCTGAAGATCGTCTTTGTCGATGGGGTGTTCGACGCCGAAGCTTCGGACGATCTGAGCCTGGAAGGGATCGAAATCGAGCGTCTGGCGGAGGCCGACAGCGATCTGCACTGGGCGCGCGACCTATACGGCACGCTGGAACAAAACGGTCAGGCTCCGGTGGCACGGCCCCTTGCGGCGCTGAACACGGCTTTTGCCACGGACGGGGTGCTGATTCATGTGACCGGCAAGCCCGGCAAGCCGGTGAGCCTGATCTATCGTCACGAAGCGGAGACGTCGGACGCTGTCCTGCACCATGTGGTGAAACTGGACGCGGGGGCGGAGCTGACGGTTCTGGAAAACGGTCCGGCGGCGGCGCGGTTCAACAAGGTGCTTGAAGTGGACGTGGCCGATGGCGCGTCGTTCCACCACGTGCGCGCGCAGGGCCGCGACCACGAGCGGCGGGCGGCCACCCATATCTTTGCGCGGCTGGGCACGGAATCGACCTTCAAGAGCTTCACGCTGACCGTCAACGGTCTGCTCACGCGCAACGAATGCGTGATCGAGCTGACCGGCGACGACGCATCGGCCCATGTGGCCGGGGCCTGCGTCGGCGATGGGGCGTTTCACCACGACGACACGGTCTTTATCACCCATGACGCGGTGAACTGCGAAAGCCGTCAGGTGTTCAAGAAGGTGCTGCGCAACGGCGCAACGGGTGTTTTCCAGGGCAAGATCCTGGTCAAGGCGGGGGCGCAGAAGACCGATGGCTACCAGATCAGCCAGTCGCTGCTCTTGGACGACGACAGCCAGTTCCTGGCCAAGCCTGAGCTGGAGATCTACGCCGACGATGTGGCCTGTTCGCACGGTTCGACTTCGGGCGCGATCGACGAGGACGCGCTGTTCTACCTGCGCTCGCGCGGGGTCCCGCTGGCCGAGGCGACGGACATGCTGACGCTGTCGTTCCTGGCCGAAGCCGTGGAGGAGATCGAGGCCGAGCCACTGCGCGACGAGATCAACACGCGCATGGCTGCCTGGCTGGCCCGCCGCCGCGGCTGA